AGTTGTAATTAAAAATATCACCATTACTCTTGTTGACCTCTGAAACTATATCGTTTAATGTTTCTGAAAAAACATCAATATCCCTATGATATTCCGCCCCCAACAAATCATTTAATTGAGCGTAATTTTTAGAATTAAGCTGTCTATGTGTTAGTCCTAAGTCCAATCTTAAATGTCTATCTATAGCTATGTTCGATGTTAACCTAGCCGTAAACTGATTATCTTTTACGATATCATCATAAAACACATAAGCAGCCTCGCCATTTTGCCCAATACTCCTATTCGCTTTATAAATAGTAGCCCAATTTAACTGCGAATTTTCAATAAACCCTTCTTCCGCTTGTATTGCACTTTCAAAATTGGCGCCAATTGGGCTATTGAGATAAAAGCTTGGTAAATATCTATAATATGTAGGATCCGGGTTAGGAGCATTAAAATACCCTAAACGACTTCTTTTATATATACCCGTTTGATATGCTAACCCAGCGTTAATTTGTATATTTTTAGATTCGTGATGATAGTTTAACAAGAACAATGGTTCCTGTATATGCCGTTCTCTTGAGTTTCTGATTTTTCCATTCTGATATCCCCAATACGGATTATACCTATTCCCTTGAATTTCGAACACCTCTTCGGTAATCGCAGAAGAACGCCCTCTTCTATTAGATGCGATGATTGCAGTTGCCGATATCGTATTCTTATCATTTAATAAATATTCCATTGAACTATAAACGGAGTACGAATCGTACAAAGTGCCTTTAATAAACCCCTGCTTTGCCCATCTTCGCGAAGCAGATATTATGTAAGCAAATTTTTCATTTTTTACTCCGGAATTATAAGTAGCCATTAGCCTACCGCTATATGTTCGGTTTGATACGGATGATGATAGCCGTGTACCTGGTCGTAAACCCGATGGTCTTAAGTCTATATTTGTATTTCCCAGAATTCCGCCAAAAGTAAAATCTGAAGCAGTAAGTCCGTTTGAATATTGCTGATTTCTAATTACATCGTTCAAGCCTCCCCAGTTATTCCATTGAGGTCTGCCGTCATACATTTTGTTCATTGGGATACCGTTAAGATGTACTTCACCATATTGAGAATCATAGCCTCTTACCCTAAAAAATGCTTGTCCAAAATCAAAAGCAGCCCTATTCAGAAAAATATCTTTTGTAGATTGTAATAATGCCAATGCATTTGAATTTACTTCATCATCTAATAGCTCATCATCGGTAATAGTAACCAGGTTTATTGATTGTTCAACAGTAATATCAGGCTCCAATAAAATGGCACCTAAATTAATATTCTTCCCTTCAAGAAATAACGGAATTCGTTTAAGGCTAAAATCAATTGCAGATATTTGAAGTATGTATGCTCCGTTTTTTGAAACCTTTAATACGAACTCTCCAAATTCATTAGTTTTAATGGATGACAGTTCTCCTTCTAAAAATATTTCAGCATCTGAAATAGCCTCATCTTTAATCCTATCTTTTATGATTCCTGTAATAGACAAAGTGCTTTGCGCATGTAGAGAAAACATTTTGAATAATAATACTAAAAACAGGGTGTTCTTAATCATTCTATAGGTTAATGCCTTATTAATGAGCCATTAAGATACTATTTAAGAAATAATTAACGTGAAAATTCCGTATACTCGTAAATAATTAAGATAAAATACGCTCTATAATGCGCTTTATATATACCATCGTCCTCTTATTACCCATTTGGACATTTGCTCAAAATTCGGATACTTATCAAATTAGAACTATTGCATTTTACAATTTAGAGAACCTGTTTGACACAAAAAATGACACTTTAGTTTATGATGATGATAGAACACCTGAAGGAAAAGACAATTGGACAATAGAACGTTATCTGCAGAAAGTTGAGCATATGTCCAGAGTTATTTCTGAAATTGGTTCTGATGATAATAAAACCGCTCCAGATGTTATAGGTATTTGCGAGGTCGAAAATTTACGTGTTTTAGAAGATTTAGTACATCACAAAAATCTGTCAAAATTTAACTACGGAATTGTTCATTTCGATTCTCCCGATGAACGCGGTATTGATGTTGCTTTGCTATATAAGAAAAGTGCTTTTGTACCAGTCAATTTCAATAGCCATAGATTACTGCTCTTCAATTTAGAAGGTAAACGCGATTACACAAGGGATCAACTTATTGTAGAAGGTCTTTTAGATAATGAAAAAATATACTTTATAGTAAACCATTGGCCTTCTAGAAGTGGCGGCGAAGCCCGAAGTAGACCTTTTAGATTAGAAGCTGCCAAACTTAATAAACGCATTATAGATTCTGTTCAAAGAAAAGATATACATGCTAAAATAATAAGTATGGGAGATTTCAATGATGACCCCATTGATCCCAGTTTTAAAAAGATCCTTCAAGTAAAAAAGAATTACAAAAACCTAGACTCTATTAGTTTATATGGCCCTATGGAAAAACTTTATAGAAAAGGTAGAGGTTCTTTGGCCTACCGTGATAAATGGAATTTATTTGATCAACTATATATGACATCTACGCTTATAAATAAGCAAAAACAAAGTTATAGTTATTGGAAAGTTGGCATATTTGCACCAGAATACTTAATGGACCCAAAAGGGAAATATAAAGGTTATCCTCTACGTACCTATGCAGGTGGCAGCTATATTGGAGGATATAGCGACCACTTTCCTGTTTATCTTCATTTAATTAAAAAAAATAAGCAATAGAACTAATCCAATTCTACTATTTCTATATTCTTCCACTTTACTTTTATACCGCCACCATCATGTATCTGTAATAAAACGGAACCATCACCTTCGCCTATAATTTTATCATTTAACGAAACCATTTCTACCCCGTTTACCCAGGAAGTCACCAAATCCCCATCTACCTTAATTTTCATGTGGTTCCACTCTCCAAATTTCAAAGCCTTATCCTTTTCCTGATCTGGTTGTATTAACCATTTTCTACCATAAGATTCGTAAATACCACCCGTATACGCTCCAGGAGGGGCAACTTCTACCTGCCACCCACTAACTGTGGTTCCTTCTACATTAGATCTTATAAAAACGCCACTATTACCATTTGCTTCTTGTTTAAAATCTAAATCTAGAATAAAGTTTTTATACTTCTTATTTGTACCTAAATAACCATATTGAGCATCTGGACCACTTTCACAAATTAATAATCCGTCCTCAACGTACCATTTCTCAGTACCATAATTTGTCCAACCTTCTAAGTTTTTACCATTAAACAATTCTACTTTCTGAGCAAAGATTGTGGCACTAAAAAGCACCATCAAAACTGTTGATGTAATTTTAAACATATATAAATTTTATTGAATTAATTAAACCATTGACCCCAAGGAATTCTACTAAGTATTAACAATAAACCAATACCATAAAAAATAGCAATACTTTTAAATTTCTTATTTCCTTCCACAAATTTCTTATGTCTAGACCAACC
The genomic region above belongs to Maribacter hydrothermalis and contains:
- a CDS encoding peptidase associated domain and porin domain-containing protein, which encodes MIKNTLFLVLLFKMFSLHAQSTLSITGIIKDRIKDEAISDAEIFLEGELSSIKTNEFGEFVLKVSKNGAYILQISAIDFSLKRIPLFLEGKNINLGAILLEPDITVEQSINLVTITDDELLDDEVNSNALALLQSTKDIFLNRAAFDFGQAFFRVRGYDSQYGEVHLNGIPMNKMYDGRPQWNNWGGLNDVIRNQQYSNGLTASDFTFGGILGNTNIDLRPSGLRPGTRLSSSVSNRTYSGRLMATYNSGVKNEKFAYIISASRRWAKQGFIKGTLYDSYSVYSSMEYLLNDKNTISATAIIASNRRGRSSAITEEVFEIQGNRYNPYWGYQNGKIRNSRERHIQEPLFLLNYHHESKNIQINAGLAYQTGIYKRSRLGYFNAPNPDPTYYRYLPSFYLNSPIGANFESAIQAEEGFIENSQLNWATIYKANRSIGQNGEAAYVFYDDIVKDNQFTARLTSNIAIDRHLRLDLGLTHRQLNSKNYAQLNDLLGAEYHRDIDVFSETLNDIVSEVNKSNGDIFNYNYNLKGSDTDLFAQLNAEYNKVRSFISGRYTRVGYQRNGLFENERFIGNSLGDSEKINFSNWSLKTGASYTITGRHWVSVNSAYINKAPTLQNIFINPRESNATVPDIQSEKITSLDVSYFLRMPKLTGRLTGFFTRFQNTTDVNFFFVDSGVGSDFVQEVLTDLDKLHLGTELGMEYQLSSAVKLSLVASVAKHVYASNPFVTINFDTAGASEDVIDVSGSKFLGQSAIKEYKLAQGPQKAIATGIEYRDPKYWWVSMTANYLGNNYANISTITKTQSFLIDPETQLRFPDATTENVEKLLKQERLDNFYLLNMVGGKSWLKKGKYISVFASINNVFDTTFRTGGYEQSRNGNYGQLKQDNLSGNPSFAPKYWYGFGRTYFLNFAFSF
- a CDS encoding endonuclease/exonuclease/phosphatase family protein → MRFIYTIVLLLPIWTFAQNSDTYQIRTIAFYNLENLFDTKNDTLVYDDDRTPEGKDNWTIERYLQKVEHMSRVISEIGSDDNKTAPDVIGICEVENLRVLEDLVHHKNLSKFNYGIVHFDSPDERGIDVALLYKKSAFVPVNFNSHRLLLFNLEGKRDYTRDQLIVEGLLDNEKIYFIVNHWPSRSGGEARSRPFRLEAAKLNKRIIDSVQRKDIHAKIISMGDFNDDPIDPSFKKILQVKKNYKNLDSISLYGPMEKLYRKGRGSLAYRDKWNLFDQLYMTSTLINKQKQSYSYWKVGIFAPEYLMDPKGKYKGYPLRTYAGGSYIGGYSDHFPVYLHLIKKNKQ
- a CDS encoding 3-keto-disaccharide hydrolase, giving the protein MFKITSTVLMVLFSATIFAQKVELFNGKNLEGWTNYGTEKWYVEDGLLICESGPDAQYGYLGTNKKYKNFILDLDFKQEANGNSGVFIRSNVEGTTVSGWQVEVAPPGAYTGGIYESYGRKWLIQPDQEKDKALKFGEWNHMKIKVDGDLVTSWVNGVEMVSLNDKIIGEGDGSVLLQIHDGGGIKVKWKNIEIVELD